The Streptococcus respiraculi sequence TCACACCCGTCAGTAGGAGACGTTGGCCCACTCCAACTAGCAATAAGCCAAGAGCTAGTCTCCAAAACTTGGAAAGAGTCGACTTTTTAATCATTCATTCTTCCTTTCTTTCACATCTGTTAAACGAGCAGTAACCACATAACGCTGGTTGTCATCTAGAGCATCACATGTCGAAAGTATTAAAAACCTGTCCTTGTCTTTTTCAATTGGCAAGGGGCGGTAAGCCCCACCATTTGCCAGAGCTCGCTCTTCTAAAGTAGCTAGATAGTGATGAATACCTGTTTGAGTCCCTAATTCAAAGGTAGAGAAAAGATGGTCATTTGTATAGCTGTGGGCTGCTAGTATCTCATAGTGATACTCCTTATCGACCGTATAAATGGTCACCATTCTATGTTCGTTAAAAAATGACGGGTCTGATAAATCCTGTAACGAACCAAACATCGTGCCATCCGTCATCGCATGACCATAGATGATGGTGATAGCATCGTTGAAGGTCTTGGTATTGACTAATTCTGTGAAGATAGCCCCATAATAAGTCTCTGCCCCATTTACATCATGAGATAAATAATACGAATCATCCCTTGGGTGTTGGACAACAGGATAATCAATCTTCGTACCATCCACCTTTAACCAAGCATACACATCTGGATTTTGATGGAAGAGTCGCTGTTTTTTTACCTCTCGTGAAGATATGCTAATATCTTCTGGCTCTTTGTCAACTGTAGTGGGTGACTTATAGCTACATACGAGAGGAGACGAAATTCGTCTTCTCTTTTTCGATGTTCAAAGCGAGGTAGATGCGTTTTTTGAAATTGTCAAAGTTCCGATAGCCGAATGCATTGCGCTTGATGTCTTTGATGAGTTTGTTAGTGGCTTCTAGCTTGGCATTAGAATAAGGAAGTTCGATGGCATTGGTGATATATTCCTGATAGCGTCTGAAAGTGTTCAAAGCTACCTTGAAGGTGTGATTGAGATGCGGTAAGGCATCGTGAATTAAGTTAAAGAAATGCTCGGAATTCTTCTCTTGGAGGTGAAAAAGTAATAACTGATAAAGGTCGTAATAGCCTTTTAACTCAGGGACCCGTTTGAACAACTTCTGGAGACATTCTCTAGGAGATAAGGTTTCTCTAAAGGTTCGGGAATAGAAAACATTTAGAGAGAGTTTTCGGCTATCTTTTTGAATTAGTTTCCAGTAGTATTTGAGGGCACGATACTCAATAGATTTTTTATCATATTGGTTCATGAGTTGGATACGCGTTTGGTTCAAAGCCCTACTCATGTGCTGAACGATATGAAAACGATCCAGAACAATTTTAGCTTTTGGGAATAAGCTCTTAATGAGAGGAATATAACTTCCAGACATATCAACCGTAACGACTTTTACCTTGTTTCTAGCTTCTTTAGAATACTTGAAGAAATGGTTTCGGATGGTCGTTTGTCTTCGATTATCGAGAATTGTTATGATTTTCCTTGTATTGAAATCTTGAGCAATAAAGGCTAGTTTTCCCTTCTGATAGGAGAATTCGTCCCAAGATAAAATTTCAGGTAGAGAAGAATAGTCCTCCTTGAACTGGAATTGCTTGAGTTTTCGATAGGCTGTGGAGATGGAGATAGCGAGCTTAGAAGCGATGTGAGATAGCGCTTCTCTATTGAGTAATAGTTGAGCAATCTTTTTCCAGACTAGTTCAGAGATTTGGCAGTTTTTCTTAACGAGACTAGTTTCAGAGACAGTCACTTTACGACAGGACTTACATTGAAACCGTCTCTTTTTCAAGCGAATAAGACTAGGGAAACCACCGATTTCAATGAAGGGGATTTTAGAAGGTTTTTGGAAGTCGTATTTGATTTGTTTCGCCTTGCAGTATTTACATTTGGGAGGGTGATAATCAAGTGTAGCGATGAGTTCGATATGGGTCTCGTGTTGAATGGCATGATTCAAGGTGATATTTTTATCTTTCATTCCGATGAGTAATGTGGTATTATTGAGGTGTTCCATAAGAGTCTTTCTAATGAGGGTTTGGTCGCTTTTCATTATAAGTCTTATGGGACTTTTTTGATACTCAAAAAGCTCTATAATCTCCATAGTGGAGTTACCCACTACAGAAATTATAGAGCCTATCTTCTTCAAACTGCGACAATAGCTGAAAACCATAGATGAACACTAAGAGGACAACTACGCCACTCATCAGCTGTAGTAGCTTTTTCATGAATCCCTCCTTTACATCAATAATTATAGCAAAAAGGAAGCTCCGTTGTAAATAGGCTTCTTTTCTACCATTTGTCAAGTATACCAAGGCTTTAAAGCGAAAATATTTTGAGGACAGTCGCTAAATGTCGGTTATTGTCCTCTTTTTCTGTGCTAAGGAGCGATAAAAGTGCACACAAAAGGCACACCTTATCTAGTCTTTTTAAAAATAAGGTGTTAGAATAGTATGGCATAGACGACTTTACTGATTTTGGGTTGAAGTATAATCGTAAAGTTTGTTATGCGTTATGAGGTAATACATTGTCCTGATGAGGCGATGTATAGAGGCAATCGTATGTGACTTAGTTGAAGTCATCTGCGATTGTCTTTTTCGTTTCTCATAAAAGTCTGCGATATGACAGGGATTAGTGTGACTAGCTGCAGCGATGTTGTGGATGCACTTGAATAGAATCTTTCTTGCGTAAGGATTGCCACGTTTGGTGATGTGTTCCTTGGCAAGGAAGTTCCCAGATTCATAATGTCTCAGGTCAATACCAATAAAAGCGTTGATTTGATTGGCAGACTGAAAACGGCGAATGTCCCCAAGCTCGCCAATGATACTTGTCGCTGTGGTTTCCGCTATTCCAGGAATAGAGAGAAGGATCTCATATTCTGGCAATGGCTGAGCGAATGAGACCATTTCATCCAAAACCGTTTGTCTCCGATTAGATAGCCTGAACAGTTCTTGTGCATAGTAACGGACCTCTTCCATCATTGGAGAGGATTTTTTGACCGCACAGTAGGACTGTTTAGCGAGTTCAGTAAGTTTGTCAGTTAGGGAAGCGACACGCTTGTCAGAGATACGTTTTGAAGTCGACTGACAGATACTATGCCTTAACTCACTGTTCGTTCGATCTAAGACAAATTCTTTACATGGAAAAGCGATCACCAAGTTCCAGTACTGTTGACCGCTTGGTGTTGATAAGAGGCTTTCTAACTCTGGAAAAGTGACCTGCAATACCTTGTGTAAACGGTTCTTTGTACGGACAATATCTTCTGTCAGATTCTGGTAAAAGCGACTTAAATCACGTAGATGTTGATAGATTTCTTGTTGTATATAGGTTGGTTTTCGATTCAGTACAAACTGAGACTGTGCTAACTTTTCAGCGTCAATTTTGTCGGTTTTACGGACACGTAGGCTGTCCAGTTGCTTCTTAGCTTCCAGCGGATTGAGTCGAGTATAGGCGTAGCCATTTTCCTCAAGAAAAGCCTGAAGACAACGAGAATAGACACCTGTCGCTTCAAAGACAATCTCAGGGGTGTGGACAGTTTTCAAATCGTCCAACAACCGATTAAAGCCGATGGCATCACTAGGCATGGTATAGCCATGAACCTTCTCACCGTTGACTAGAATTGCCACTTCTGAACTTGTTTTACTCACATCAATCCCAAATACTGTACGCATGATATTACCTCTTTGTCTTGTTTGGTTCCTTGTTTTAGTGATGTCATTTTCAATACTCGACGTCTAGCGTCCCACATACTTTGATAACATTCTCTCTAAAACAGGTGTCTTGCCAGTTTTTGATGCGACGTCTAGCGTCAAAAAGCCCTACGACTTCACAAGACACCTCTACTTTAACATAAAGAAAAAGTAGTGAGTACTATCTCCCGTCGGAGATTTTCTCACTACTAATCTTAGTATGTTTTTATTGTGCAGGTCGTGCTGACTGATGATCATAGTAAATCAATTGTGGGTCCAGATTTTTCCCGAGCAAATCACTCACGGTGACAGGCTGATAGCCTTGTCCCAAGAGATAATCTAGGACAGATGTTAGAGAATCAACCGTTGGCTGATGAATATCGTGCATCAAAATGATACTACCTGGGTAGGTGCAAGTCTTGACTTCGTTCAAGATAGCTGCAGGATTGCGACTTTGCCAGTCTTTTGAATCGACAGACCAGTAAATCACTGGCAACTGCATGACGGACATGACGGACTGATTAACCGAGCCATATGGTGGTCGCATCATGGTTGGGGCTTGTCCGGTCACATTTTTAATAACCTCTTGTGTTTTATCAATTTCTTGTTTGACTTGGTCAGCTGACAAGGTAACAAGGTTGGCATGATCCCAAGTATGGCTAGCCACTTCGTGTCCTTCTGCGACAATGCGTTTTAAGATTGCTTCATTACCTGGAACATTTTGCCCTAAAATAAAGAAAGTCGCTTTGACATTGTATTTTTTGAGAAGGTCAAGAACCTGCGGAGTAGTAGCTGCACTTGGGCCATCATCAAAAGTAAGAGCAATTCTCTTCTGATTTTTCTTCGCCTCTTCTTCCGCCTGATAAGCCGCATAGGCTTCCTGATCGCCACTCGCTAGATATTCCGCTTTTACAATTCCAAAAATCGAAGCGATTGGAATCGCAATCTGCTTGAGCTGAAACTCTTTTTCTAGCATGTCAATCTTTAACTGCCCTTGTTCATACACAAATGGGTAGTCTGTTAGATTTCTCGCTTCAAATTGACCGACAATTTTTTCAATATCTGCATCTGCCACTTGCTTAGCCGCCAAATCAGCCTTCAACTGTGTGCCAAATGCTGCTTTCAAAGCACTACTATCTGCCACAAACATCTCAAGTGTAAAAGGTTGCCCATCTTGAGTGACTAACAAGGTAGCTCCTGTTTCTTTTTCACCAGAAGACATCGAAAAAGTCTTTACTTGATAGCGTTCTGACTGAATTTGCTTGGCATGAACACCTGAAAAGTTGGTTACACCATCCTTAAGTGATACAAAAAAGAGTTCCTTGGTTTTGCCACTCGGCTTTTCAGTACCAACCTTCTCCCCAATGTAAGCTTCTATTTTTTCCTTAAAAACAGCATTTCCTTGACCGTTTTTATCCTTAGGAATCCCTGCTTCAACATGCGTCGATCCAATATTTCCTGTTTGGACTACCTGAGCTTGCTGATCAAATAATCGGCTCTGCTTTTCAGCAATAAAATTCGCGACCTTTTGATCTTGAAAATAGGCAAATGCTTTGACTCCTAAAATAATAGCAAGTCCTATTAGGACTACATTAACGACAACGAGAACAATCCTCTTTTTCATGTTTCACCTCATACTTTTCTTTTCTCAATCATGCATTTTTCGATAAAAAAAGGCAAGTCTCATCCATTCTATTCGATTCTTGCCCATACTTTCTAATCCGCGCGAATAACTTCCACCCTATAACCGTCTGGATCTGTTACAAAGTAATAACGTCCTGGATTACCTGGTAGACCTGATAAATCAGTCGTTGGATAGCCTAACGCCTTATGTTTAGCATTATCTCCTTCTAAATCATCCGAAGAAAGCGCCAAATGTGAAAAACCGTCTCCAACCACATACGGTCCGTGATCATAGTTATAAGTCAATTCAATCTCAAATTCGTCTCCGGGAAGCGCTAGATACACCAAGGTAAACTTGTGCTCTGGATAATCCTTACGGCGTGTTTCTTTAAAACCAAACGCCTTTTCATAAAACTCCTGAGATGCTTCTAAGTTCTCAACACGCAAACAAGCATGCAACATTCTTTTACTTGCCATTTCAAACTCCTTTTCCTACTAGATCATCAGTATTATACCATAAATTCTCCTTTTTTTCTTCTATAAATGGTATAAAATTCATATCATTTCAATTTAACAATTTCAAAAAAAGAACCATAATAAATATCCAAAAGAACTTCGCTAATAATCCCCAAGGTAACACCGTTTAAGACGGTAGCCGTTGCTTTTTTCGATTTATTTAGTGTATTAGCTAAAGTGTGGGACGTTTTTATTTGTCCCTGCGGTTTATACTGGCTACAATCAGATCACCAAAAGCAATCATAAAGGATAGCGCCTCATAAACTGACAAGTCCTGCCGACTCCTTTCCGTTGGATTTCGTGACTTACATACATGAGCACCACCTCAAGACTAGGCTACCAGCAACCATCTCAACTTTGTTGCTCGTTTATTATACCATTTTACAAATTGCATTATTTTTGTCTATTGTTTCAATAAGATACTCGTTTAAGACAAGACCATTCTAGCCAATATACATACGAATAAACGGCTAGACACAAGTCCAGCCGTTTTAAACTTTATTTTCCAAGGTAGTATTCAGCTACTACGTTCAATTTTTCATCAAATTCAAAGACAAGTGGTGGGAAGTTTGGAATTTCCACGTCCATGATTTCATCGTCTGACAAGCCTTTGATGTGTTTCACAAGAGCGCGGATTGAGTTCCCGTGTGCTCCAACAAATACGTTTTGACCTGACTTAAGTGCTGGCGCAATTTTATCTTCCCAGAATGGAAGAGCACGCTCAAGCGTTACTTTCAAGTTTTCAGCATCTGGAACAACTGAATCGTCAAGCAAAGCGTAACGACGGTCAGTGTGTGCTGAATACTCATCGTCTTTTGCCATATTTGGAGGCAATACATCGTAAGAACGACGCCAGATATGTACTTGCTCATCACCGAATTGCTCAGCTGCTTCTGCTTTATTTTTACCAGTCAAACCACCATAGTGACGCTCGTTCAAACGCCATGATTTTTCAACTGGAACCCACAATTGGTCTGCGGCTTCAAGAGCAAGGTTTGTTGTTTTAATCGCACGTTTCAAGACTGAAGTGTAGGCTTGGTCAAATTCGATACCAGCTTCTTTGATTAATTTACCAGCGTCGATTGCTTGTTGTGTTCCTTTTTCAGACAAGTCAACATCTGCCCAGCCTGTGAAAAGGTTGGCTTTGTTCCATTCAGACTCACCGTGGCGAGCAAACACTAATTTTACCATTGTTTGTTTCTCCTTTTATTTTCGAGGTTTTCCTCTCTTACCTTTCTATTCTACACAAAAAGCAGAAAAAAAGCTAGCCCCATCCAAATCTGTTTACGCTTACATTTTTATAGGCCGAAAAATCGGGCCTAAGACTGAGATTTATTGCTATTATTTAACTTAAAAAATGGTATAATAGTAAGGCTGAATACGACACATTCACGGTTGTATAGCTGTTTCATTGCTGGTTTATGGCAATGTGAGCGCGGCTCACTTCATTGCTAAACCTAATGAAAGACTATAGATGTATAGGAGTTCGCATGAAAAAAGTCGCAATCGTATCTGCCTACCGTTCTGCTATCGGTAGTTTTGGAGGCAGTCTAAAGGATATTCACATTGCAGATTTAGGGGCGCAAGTTTTACAGACCACCCTGACTAGCGCGAATATCCCCTATGAACAAATTGATGAAGTCATTATTGGAAATGTTTTAAGTAGCGGACATGGGCAAAATATCGCCCGTCAAATCGCTATTAGAACCGGTCTACCAGAGACGGTTTCTGCCTACACAGTCAACAAGGTCTGCGGTTCTGGACTCAAATCCGTCCTCCTAGCAGCCCAATCAATCTTGCTTGGTGACAATGACATCGTTGTCGCAGGTGGCATTGAAATCATGAGTCAGGCGCCATACCTGTCAAAAGGAAGTCGGTTTGGCGGTAAACTCGGACACCTGCAATTGGAAGATTCTCTTCTAATGGACGGTCTGACAGATGCCTTTAGCCAAGAACATATGGGCATCACCGCTGAAAATATCGCTGAAAAATACGGCATTAGCCGTGAAGCACAAGACCGTTTTGCGCTCTCCAGTCAAGAAAAGGCTGCTGCTGCGATTAAAGCAGGACGGTTTAAAGACGAGATTGTACCGATTCATCTGCAAACGCGCAAGGGTGAGGTCATCTTTGATGTCGATGAATACCCACGTCTTAGCCCGCTTGAAAAATTGGCTGCCTTACGCCCTTCTTTCAAAAAAGACGGAACGGTGACAGCCGCTAATGCCTCTGGTATCAATGATGGATGTGCCATGATGGTCTTAATGTCTGATGACAAGGCGCAAGAACTTGGTGTAACGCCTCTTGCCTACATTGAAAGTTATGCGACCAGCGGATTAGACCCTGATTACATGGGACTTGGTCCTATTCCAGCTAGTCAAAAAGCTCTGGCTAGAGCAAACAAAACAATCGCTGACATTGACTTATTCGAGCTTAACGAAGCCTTTGCTGCCCAATCCATTCCTGTCATTCAAGAATTAGAGATTGATGCTGACAAGGTAAACGTCAACGGAGGTGCACTTGCCCTTGGTCATCCAATCGGAGCCAGTGGTAGTCGCATTCTCGTCAGCCTCATCCACGAACTGCAAAAACGTGGTAACCACTTGGGACTTTGTTCTCTTTGTATCGGAGGAGGACAAGGAATTTCCCTAATTATTTCAACTGCACAAAAAGGATAAACTATGAATATTGGTATTGATAAAATCGGTTTTGCAGCGCCTAGCTATGTCCTAGACCTAGCTGACCTAGCGCTTGCGCGACAAATCGATCCTAATAAATTTAAAATTGGATTGCTCCAAAGTGAAATGGCTGTCGCTCCTGTTACCCAAGACATTGTGACCTTGGGAGCACAAGCTGCCGCAGCTATCTTATCAGACGATGATAAGGCTGCCATTGACATGATCATTGTAGGGACCGAATCAAGCATTGACCAAAGTAAAGCTGCCGCGGTCTTTATTCACCAGCTGTTGGACATTCAACCCTTTGCTCGTTCGATTGAAATAAAGGAAGCCTGTTACGGGGCAACTGCTGGCCTTAGCCTTGCTAAAAGTCACATCGCCCAGTTCCCTAACTCAAAAGTTCTCGTCATTGCAAGCGATATTGCCAAGTACGGCATTGCTTCAGGTGGTGAGCCAACTCAAGGAGCAGGAGCTGTTGCCATGCTCGTCTCTGCAAACCCACGTATCATGGTACTCAACAATGACAATGTCTGCCAGACCCGTGATATCATGGATTTCTGGCGTCCTAATTACGACAAATATCCACGAGTAGACGGCAAATTCTCAACAGAACAATACACTGAGTGCTTGACCACTACCTTTGACTACTATGTCACAAAAACTGGTAAGAAGCTAGCAGATTTTGCTGCTATGTGCCTCCATATTCCTTTTTCAAAACAAGGGTTGAAAGGCTTGCAAGCAATCTGCCAGAATGATGATGCAACTTTAAATCGTCTGACGGAGCGCTTCCATGAGGCAATTGTCTATAATCAAGTGGTCGGAAACATCTATACAGGATCAATTTTCTTGTCTCTTCTATCGCTTTTGGAAAATAGCCAAGCTTTAAAAGCTGGAGATTCTATCCTCTTTTATAGCTACGGTAGCGGGGCTGTTTGTGAAATTTTCAGCGGGACACTGGTTGAAGACTACCACAAGCAACTAGAAGAAAATCGCCTTGACCAGCTAAAAAAACGCAAACGTCTCAGCGTTGCAGAATACGAAGCCATTTTCTTTGAAGAAATTGCATTGGATGAAGCGGGTAACGCAATTGATTTACCAGCAGACGATTGTCCGTTTGCCCTTCAACAGGTTGACCAGCACAAACGTATTTACCGTAAAAATTAGAGGAAAAGGCATCCTCTTGGCAGGGCCAAGAGGTGTCTTTTTTATAAGGAGTTGACATGTCTCTTTTTTCAGGATTTTATAAAAAAACAAGGGAAGAACGAATCACTATTACAGCTGAAACTCGTCAGCTGTCCCAAGAAAGCAAGGATATCCTCTTAGCCGATCAGAATATCCCCGAAGCCATTGCGGGAAAAATGGCTGAAAATCACCTTGGAACCTTTGCCTTGCCCTTCTCTCTTGTTCCCCAACTAGTCGTGAATGGCGTGGAATACAGCATTCCCATGGTGACAGAAGAACCCTCTGTGGTTGCGGCATGCTCTTTCGGTGCTAAAATTATTGCAAAGGCTGGCGGATTTACCAGCCAGATTTCAGAGCGCCTCATGATTGGACAGGTAGCCCTCTACGATGTTCCTGATATGCTTGTAGCTCAAACTGCTATTCTCGCTCAACAGGATGGCCTTCTTGCGCATGCCAATAACGCACACCCGTCGATTGTCAAAAGAGGGGGCGGAGCACGTCATCTGACGGTCGAACAAAAAGAAGAGTTCCTCATCGTCTACCTCCATGTCGATGTCCAAGAAGCAATGGGAGCAAACATTCTCAACAATATGCTAGAAGCCATTAAGGATGAGTTAGCTGAATTGACAAAGGGCAAAGCGCTTATGGGAATTCTTTCCAACTACGCAACAGAATCCCTCGTAATGGCCAACTGCCGCATTCCAATCAAACAGCTCCACGTTGAGCCCCATATTGCCCTAGAAACCGCACAAAATCTTGTAAGAGCTAGCCAGCTTGCTCAGGTAGACCCCTACCGTGCTGCGACCCACAACAAGGGGATTTTCAATGGAATTGATGCCATTGTGCTTGCTACTGGGAACGATTGGCGCGCCATTGAAGCAGGGGCTCATGCCTATGCCAGTCAGGACGGTCACTACCGAGGTCTATCCACTTGGGAAATCGTTGACAATGACTTGGTCGGACAACTGACTCTGCCCCTTCCAATTGCAACTGTTGGCGGGTCAATCGGTCTCAATCCCAAGGTTCAAGTTGCCTTTGATATACTGGGTCAACCCCAGGCCAGAACACTGGCAGGCATTATCGTATCTGTCGGGCTCTGCCAGAACTTTGCGGCCCTCCGCGCCCTTGTAACTGCGGGAATCCAACAAGGACACATGAAACTCCATGCCAAGTCTCTTGCTATGCTAGCAGGCGCTCGTGAGCAGGAAATCGATCAGGTCGCACTTCTCCTGCGCCAAGCACCGCACACCAATTTAGAAAACGCCCAATCGATTCTAGCAAGCCTCCGAAAAGAAGCAGAAAAGAGGGACACCAAACCTGAAAAATAGCCCATTAAAGGCTAACTCGCCTTTCTATTTAGAAACTCGTTAGAAAGCAACCACTTGGATTGCCTCACTCTATAATGTCTTTTCTAAGAGTTTTTTGATTGAAAAGACAAAGAAAAAGATTGAAGAAAATGGATCAAAATAGACTTTTTCTTCAATCTGTAAGGGACGAGCTACTCTCTTTTTCTCTCGTAATCATAGCCCTATAAAATACGTTCCATCCGTAATTTCTGCGGAGTCATGCCTAGGCGCTGATAAAAAGCAAGCGCTTCTTGGTTAGCATTCCAGACATCAAGGCTCACATTGTAGCAGCCCTTTTCCTTGGCAAATTCAAGAGCGTAGGCATATAATTGCTGCCCGATAGACTGTCCTCTGAGAGCTTCCTTGACACACAAATCATCGATAAATAAGGTCTTTACTTTTTGTAAAACAGCATGTTCCTCTTCCACTAATTCACAGAATAAGTGACCGACAACCTGTCCCTCTAGTTCATAGACAAAAATCGGCTTGCAGGGATTATGGAGCAATTCTTCCAATTCCAGAACGGAAAATTTTTGTCCCCTAGCCTTAAATAAATCTGGTCGCACCTCATGGTGAACGCTCAAAATTTCTTGTAATAGATCATTTAAAGCTGGAATATCTGCTACAGTTGCTGGTCGAATCATCTCTATCTCCTCTCTATTTTTTCTATTATATCACAATCCTAATCCAACTTCAGACACTATCCCAATTAATATAAAAAGGAAAACGGACAATACTTTGATAGAGCTAGCCTTTTTTAGCTGTCACAAGTATTCCCTATTCTACAATTATTTTTTTGATTCTTGCCATGGTATAATAGTATAAAATTTAAGGGAACTCTTATGAACAAAGTGAAAAAGAAAATCTATCGTAACACACCTGCCTTCACCCTCATGGCTCAGGCTTCATTTGCCTTCTTCGCGACCTTGATTCTAATCGGTTTGTACACCTTGAAAGAGCCACTCATGGTAAAAGGCTACTACCTCATGGGATTTGTTGGCTTGATTTCCTCATCGTTTACCATTTCAAAAGTTGTGCGTGACAACCAAGAAGACGAAGACAACTATAATCTATTGCTACAAAAAGCAACAATCGATGAAGATACAGACAAATAACAAAGAGCACTCGTTGATATTCAGCGAGTGCTCTTTGTTATCCTCATACTTGAAAAATGCTTTGCCCCTTGCTTGCCCCTCAGACACAAAAAAGCCCCCTGCACAACGCAGAAACGTTGATACAGTAGGCTTTTTAAGTCAAGCTTATTTAACAGCGTCTTTAAGAGCTTTACCAGCTTTGAATGCTGGAACTTTAGAAGCTGCGATTGTAATTTCTTTACCAGTTTGTGGGTTGCGACCTTTACGTGCTGCACGCTCACGAACTTCAAAGTTACCAAAACCAATCAATTGAACTTTTTCACCAGCTGCAAGGTAGTCAGCTACTGCTGCAAATACTGCATCAACTGCTGCTGCTGAATCTTTCTTAGTCAATGAAGTTGCTTCTGCAACTTTTGCAATCAAATCTTGTTTATTAGCCATTTTGCTAAATCCTCCAATTAATTTTCTGAGTTACTACTCACCCTAATATAGTACCTAATTTTATCCATTTGGTCAAGCTTTTAGTACGATTTATTAGCTTTTTCTGTAAATATCGAAAATGAGCTGATTATTGTACAAATCAATGGTATTAGCCTTGACGTAAATCTTTTGCTCATTCTCAATTTCAGTGAGCTGAATCGTCACGGTAGCCTTTGAAGCATCAATCGTTACAAATGCTGGCAACTGCGACTGCTTCTTGATATAAGACAAAATTTCTTCCTTAGGGAGAGACAAGGTACCTGCTGAAATTTCTGATACCGTCAACAAGACACTGCCGTCTTTTAATTTGTTGGGTTGGAAATAAACATAAAGAGGAATATCTAGCCCCCAAATCTTGTACCTTCCCTCAAATAGGAGAAACTGATTGGTTGCCGTCACCTTATAAGAAAAGGTATCTGTTTGGTAGTCTTTCAAATAAGTCGCAAGCATCGTATTTAATTGTTCCTTAGTGGTCGTAAAGGTTCCTAGTTGTTCATCGCTTCTTGCATTATTTGAGGCAACAAGTGATGTCATGTCCTCACGGTTCGTCGTTACTCGCTCCACTAGAACTAAACTGAGTGCCACTAAAGCAGCAATCAAGGCTAGAAAAGCCCATTTCCATTTATTGATTGTTCCATTCTTTTTTGGTTTCACGAATCGCCTCCATAACTGCCTTGTTTATGATTTCATAGCCTGTATTGTTGGGATGAAAACTGTCTTCTTCAGCCAGCAAATTATTCGCTACCTTGCTCGGGGTGCTGTTTGACTGGCTGATGCCTGCTTCTCCGTCCAATCCCTTATAGAGCAAATCGTTAATCGACACAAAGTAGACACCGTCTACCTGCTCTATGGCAGAAGCTGTCACTTGATTCCAGTTGTCCACCACCGTCTGCATTTCCGTCAATTCAGGAAAATTGAGATAAAAAGGATTATAAATCCCAATAACATAAATCGGTAAATGAGGATTGTCCGCCCGTGCCTTATCAATAATCTTCAGCAAGCGTTGGCTGTAAGCTTGGGCAGGCTCATCAAAAACGGAGAGATTAAGGCTGGTAATATTGTCCAAAATAGTATAGCGAAGATCATTTCCCCCAACTGTTAAGGTCATCAGGTCAGCTTTTTTCAGGCTAGTTACAATTTCCGCCTCATCCATTCGCTTTAAAATCTGCTGACTGGTATTGCCAGAAACCCCGTAATTATCATAGGTCACTTGATAGCCATATTG is a genomic window containing:
- a CDS encoding YpmS family protein, whose amino-acid sequence is MKPKKNGTINKWKWAFLALIAALVALSLVLVERVTTNREDMTSLVASNNARSDEQLGTFTTTKEQLNTMLATYLKDYQTDTFSYKVTATNQFLLFEGRYKIWGLDIPLYVYFQPNKLKDGSVLLTVSEISAGTLSLPKEEILSYIKKQSQLPAFVTIDASKATVTIQLTEIENEQKIYVKANTIDLYNNQLIFDIYRKS
- a CDS encoding HU family DNA-binding protein, producing MANKQDLIAKVAEATSLTKKDSAAAVDAVFAAVADYLAAGEKVQLIGFGNFEVRERAARKGRNPQTGKEITIAASKVPAFKAGKALKDAVK
- a CDS encoding acetyl-CoA C-acetyltransferase, with amino-acid sequence MKKVAIVSAYRSAIGSFGGSLKDIHIADLGAQVLQTTLTSANIPYEQIDEVIIGNVLSSGHGQNIARQIAIRTGLPETVSAYTVNKVCGSGLKSVLLAAQSILLGDNDIVVAGGIEIMSQAPYLSKGSRFGGKLGHLQLEDSLLMDGLTDAFSQEHMGITAENIAEKYGISREAQDRFALSSQEKAAAAIKAGRFKDEIVPIHLQTRKGEVIFDVDEYPRLSPLEKLAALRPSFKKDGTVTAANASGINDGCAMMVLMSDDKAQELGVTPLAYIESYATSGLDPDYMGLGPIPASQKALARANKTIADIDLFELNEAFAAQSIPVIQELEIDADKVNVNGGALALGHPIGASGSRILVSLIHELQKRGNHLGLCSLCIGGGQGISLIISTAQKG
- a CDS encoding YiaA/YiaB family inner membrane protein translates to MNKVKKKIYRNTPAFTLMAQASFAFFATLILIGLYTLKEPLMVKGYYLMGFVGLISSSFTISKVVRDNQEDEDNYNLLLQKATIDEDTDK
- a CDS encoding GNAT family N-acetyltransferase yields the protein MIRPATVADIPALNDLLQEILSVHHEVRPDLFKARGQKFSVLELEELLHNPCKPIFVYELEGQVVGHLFCELVEEEHAVLQKVKTLFIDDLCVKEALRGQSIGQQLYAYALEFAKEKGCYNVSLDVWNANQEALAFYQRLGMTPQKLRMERIL
- a CDS encoding hydroxymethylglutaryl-CoA reductase, degradative — its product is MSLFSGFYKKTREERITITAETRQLSQESKDILLADQNIPEAIAGKMAENHLGTFALPFSLVPQLVVNGVEYSIPMVTEEPSVVAACSFGAKIIAKAGGFTSQISERLMIGQVALYDVPDMLVAQTAILAQQDGLLAHANNAHPSIVKRGGGARHLTVEQKEEFLIVYLHVDVQEAMGANILNNMLEAIKDELAELTKGKALMGILSNYATESLVMANCRIPIKQLHVEPHIALETAQNLVRASQLAQVDPYRAATHNKGIFNGIDAIVLATGNDWRAIEAGAHAYASQDGHYRGLSTWEIVDNDLVGQLTLPLPIATVGGSIGLNPKVQVAFDILGQPQARTLAGIIVSVGLCQNFAALRALVTAGIQQGHMKLHAKSLAMLAGAREQEIDQVALLLRQAPHTNLENAQSILASLRKEAEKRDTKPEK
- a CDS encoding hydroxymethylglutaryl-CoA synthase; translated protein: MNIGIDKIGFAAPSYVLDLADLALARQIDPNKFKIGLLQSEMAVAPVTQDIVTLGAQAAAAILSDDDKAAIDMIIVGTESSIDQSKAAAVFIHQLLDIQPFARSIEIKEACYGATAGLSLAKSHIAQFPNSKVLVIASDIAKYGIASGGEPTQGAGAVAMLVSANPRIMVLNNDNVCQTRDIMDFWRPNYDKYPRVDGKFSTEQYTECLTTTFDYYVTKTGKKLADFAAMCLHIPFSKQGLKGLQAICQNDDATLNRLTERFHEAIVYNQVVGNIYTGSIFLSLLSLLENSQALKAGDSILFYSYGSGAVCEIFSGTLVEDYHKQLEENRLDQLKKRKRLSVAEYEAIFFEEIALDEAGNAIDLPADDCPFALQQVDQHKRIYRKN